The following proteins come from a genomic window of Lolium rigidum isolate FL_2022 chromosome 5, APGP_CSIRO_Lrig_0.1, whole genome shotgun sequence:
- the LOC124653410 gene encoding NAC domain-containing protein 92-like, which translates to MEGGGGGDKGGAASKTKSSKKEEESLPPGFRFHPTDEELITYYLRGKIADGSFTARAITEVDLNKCEPWDLPEKAKMGEKEWYFFSLRDRKYPTGVRTNRATNAGYWKTTGKDKEIFTGQPPATQELVGMKKTLVFYKGRAPRGEKSNWVMHEYRLHLKSTSKSNKDEWVVCRIFAKSPGVKKYPSNNTHSRSHHPYSLDMVPQFLPTLLQHDLFTRGHHPYMSPADLVELSRFARGTPGLHPHIQPHPGYMNPAAPFTLSNLNLNLGAPSPATPMPPQHVLHAMSMPMNQQIGVSNQAATMEHMVSNGVIPLNGGDGGFGPDAATGGAGIRYQNLDVDQMVERYWPGSY; encoded by the exons atggaaggaggaggagggggagacaAGGGAGGGGCGGCGTCGAAGACGAAGAGCtccaagaaggaggaggagagccTGCCGCCGGGGTTCAGGTTCCACCCCACGGACGAGGAGCTCATCACCTACTACCTCCGCGGCAAGATCGCCGACGGCAGCTTCACCGCCAGGGCCATCACCGAGGTTGACCTCAACAAGTGCGAGCCATGGGATCTACCCG AGAAGGCGAAGATGGGAGAAAAAGAGTGGTATTTCTTCAGTCTTAGAGACCGCAAGTACCCGACCGGTGTGCGCACGAACCGTGCAACTAATGCTGGTTACTGGAAGACAACAGGGAAAGATAAGGAAATTTTCACTGGACAGCCACCGGCTACACAAGAGCTAGTAGGAATGAAGAAAACACTAGTCTTCTACAAGGGAAGAGCTCCAAGAGGTGAAAAATCCAACTGGGTCATGCATGAGTATCGACTCCACTTGAAGTCGACTTCTAAATCAAACAAG GATGAGTGGGTTGTATGCCGCATCTTCGCCAAGAGTCCCGGTGTCAAGAAATACCCTTCAAACAACACGCACTCTCGGTCCCACCACCCATACTCACTTGACATGGTCCCACAATTCCTTCCTACTCTACTGCAACATGACCTATTCACCCGTGGGCATCACCCTTACATGAGCCCTGCTGACTTAGTGGAGCTCTCTCGCTTTGCTAGGGGTACGCCGGGGTTGCACCCACACATCCAACCACACCCCGGGTACATGAACCCCGCGGCACCATTCACACTATCCAACCTCAACCTCAACCTTGGAGCCCCATCGCCGGCCACGCCAATGCCGCCACAACATGTTCTCCATGCCATGTCGATGCCGATGAACCAGCAAATAGGTGTTAGTAACCAGGCGGCGACGATGGAGCATATGGTTAGCAATGGTGTTATCCCACTGAATGGAGGGGATGGAGGTTTTGGCCCAGATGCAGCTACAGGAGGCGCCGGGATTAGGTACCAGAATTTGGACGTAGATCAGATGGTGGAGAGGTACTGGCCTGGTAGTTACTGA